Within the Synergistales bacterium genome, the region CCGCCACGTGCCCACCATGCTCAGCATCGGGATCATGGCGCTGATCATGGTGCCCGGGATGATCACCGGTTCGTCCACGGCGGCGGTGCTGACCACCGGCGCGCTGGTGGCGCCGGTGCTGATCAAGCTGGGCGTGCCGGTGGTCAAGACGGCGGCGGTGATCGCCATGGGCGCCATCTACGGGATGATCGCTCCGCCCATCAACATCCCGGCGATGATCATCGGCGGCGGGATCGACATGCCCTACGTGGGCTTCGGTATCCCCCTGCTGATCTGCACCGTTCCGCTGGCCGTCTTCAGCGCCCTCTGGCTGATCCGGCCCCACCTGACGGCGGCCTTCAACGAGGAGGACATCGAGGCGGAGCTCCGGCGCATGGAATCCGCCCCGCTCTCCCTGCGGATGTTCCTCCCCTTTATCGTGCTCACCATCCTGCTGATCGGGGAGCGGATCTTCCCCGCCTTCTGGCCTTCCCTGGGGATGCCGCTGGCCTTTCTCCTCGCTGCGGCCACGGCGCTGCTCTCCGGCCGGAGCTGGAGCCCCCTGCACGCCGCCACGGAGGCCATCGACGAGGCGCTGCCCGTCATGGGCATCCTCATGGGTGTGGGGATGTTCATCCAGATCATGACGCTCACCGGCGTACGGGGCTTTGTGGTTGTCTCGGCGCTGGCTCTGCCGGCCTGGCTGCTCTACCTGGGCATCGCCACCTCCATGCCGCTCTTCGGGGCCATCTCGGCCTTCGGCTCGGCGTCGGTGCTGGGCGTGCCCTTCATCCTGGCGCTTCTGGGGCGCAACGAGATCATGGTCGGTTCGGCGCTGAGCCTCATCGCCGGACTGGGCGACCTGATGCCCCCCACGGCGCTGGCGGGGATCTTCGCGGCCCAGGTGGTGGGGGAGAAAAACTACTTCCGGGTGCTCAGGCACTGTCTGCTGCCCGCCGCGGTGACGGCGGCCTGGGGGATCGCGGTGATCCTCATGGCCAACGCCATCGCCGGCGCGATCCCCTGGTAGGATGAGGAGGTGCCGGTGATGACACTGATCTACCGAGGTATTGTCCTGCTGATTCTGGTGCTG harbors:
- a CDS encoding TRAP transporter large permease subunit, which encodes MQWFWPEGFYTILMIAVFAVGAFTFRLPIAVAMSAAAVGGALAAGFGVPFRHLVEGMFGYLDTILIIATAMIFMKCVQHIGLLEAVAAWVIRRFRHVPTMLSIGIMALIMVPGMITGSSTAAVLTTGALVAPVLIKLGVPVVKTAAVIAMGAIYGMIAPPINIPAMIIGGGIDMPYVGFGIPLLICTVPLAVFSALWLIRPHLTAAFNEEDIEAELRRMESAPLSLRMFLPFIVLTILLIGERIFPAFWPSLGMPLAFLLAAATALLSGRSWSPLHAATEAIDEALPVMGILMGVGMFIQIMTLTGVRGFVVVSALALPAWLLYLGIATSMPLFGAISAFGSASVLGVPFILALLGRNEIMVGSALSLIAGLGDLMPPTALAGIFAAQVVGEKNYFRVLRHCLLPAAVTAAWGIAVILMANAIAGAIPW